A genomic segment from Phragmites australis chromosome 6, lpPhrAust1.1, whole genome shotgun sequence encodes:
- the LOC133921119 gene encoding 1-aminocyclopropane-1-carboxylate oxidase-like, which yields MATPTVSFPVVNMEKLESEEKGAAMEVIRDACENWGFFELLNHGISHELMDEVERLTKAHYTNCREHKFQEFARQTLEAGEKGAEVKDVDWESTFFVRHLPVSNAADLPDLDDHYRQVMKEFASEIEKLAEKLLDLLCENLGLEKGYLKKAFAGSKGPTFGTKVSAYPPCPRQDLVDGLRAHTDAGGIILLFQDDQVSGLQLLKDGEWVDVPPVRHAIVVNIGDQLEVITNGRYKSVMHRVLTRPNGNRMSIASFYNPGGDAVIFPAPALLAAEEERAESGGGRQTYPRFVFEDYMNLYVRTKFQAKEPRFEAMKSPIASA from the exons atggcaaCACCCACAGTCTCATTCCCGGTGGTCAACATGGAGAAGCTGGAGAGCGAGGAGAAGGGAGCGGCCATGGAGGTCATCCGCGACGCCTGCGAGAACTGGGGCTTCTTCGAG CTTCTGAACCATGGCATCTCGCACGAGCTGATGGACGAGGTGGAGCGGCTGACCAAGGCGCACTACACCAACTGCCGGGAGCACAAGTTCCAGGAGTTCGCGCGGCAGACGCTGGAGGCCGGCGAGAAGGGCGCAGAAGTGAAGGACGTCGACTGGGAGAGCACCTTCTTTGTTCGCCACCTCCCCGTCTCCAACGCCGCCGACCTCCCCGACCTCGACGACCACTACAG GCAAGTGATGAAGGAATTCGCATCGGAGATAGAGAAGCTGGCGGAGAAACTGCTGGATCTGCTGTGCGAGAACCTGGGCCTGGAGAAGGGGTACCTGAAGAAGGCCTTCGCGGGATCCAAAGGCCCAACGTTCGGCACCAAGGTGAGCGCCTACCCGCCGTGCCCGCGCCAGGACCTCGTCGACGGCCTTCGCGCGCACACCGACGCCGGCGGCATCATCCTGCTGTTCCAGGACGACCAGGTGAGCGGACTCCAGCTGCTCAAGGACGGGGAGTGGGTGGACGTGCCGCCCGTGCGCCACGCCATCGTCGTCAACATCGGCGACCAGCTAGAGGTGATCACCAACGGGCGGTACAAGAGCGTGATGCATCGCGTCCTGACGCGCCCCAACGGGAACCGCATGTCCATTGCGTCGTTCTACAACCCGGGCGGCGACGCCGTCATCTTCCCGGCCCCCGCGCTCCtcgccgccgaggaggagcgcgccgagagcggcggcggccggcagACGTACCCGAGGTTCGTGTTCGAGGATTACATGAACCTGTACGTGCGGACCAAGTTCCAGGCCAAGGAGCCCCGGTTCGAGGCCATGAAGTCGCCCATAGCCTCCGCGTAA